In bacterium, the following proteins share a genomic window:
- the gatE gene encoding Glu-tRNA(Gln) amidotransferase subunit GatE codes for MYEFQFKPFEDMTPEDYATVGFKSGLEVHQQLLTKSKLFCRCPAGHYSREYHAEILRHMRPTLSELGEYDGTALMEFKTKKEIIYRVNRETVCTYEMDDTPPFMMDDEALDIALEISMLSGLTLVDEVHIARKQYLDGSIPTGFQRTAICGVHGKIPYGDRDISMIQLGIEEDSCREISDVGHRRIYNTDRLGMPLIELVTGPDMRTPQEVAEVGQILRKMMRTTGRVRRGIGATRADTNVSVTGGTRIEIKGVPKIGMMPLLTFNEAQRQWNLLRLREELKQRGITEETFTYTSEDITRVVKKTRFMPIANAIKTGHVVAGVKLPGWVDLLRWQTQDNTVFSRELSDRVRVIACLTVLPNIIHSDSMSETLSGAEWKEAKRMLDCGTDDTIVIVWGGKEDVETAIKEIAIRAKEVTIGIPSETRQALRDGTTGFERILPGPQRMYPDTDLPPIGILPERLERLRERMPVQYWDRLRQFNKLGVPKDAVEGLAISPLAPVFDTAVEEFGFSPMEAAIMLWRYPRRLLREGYTYDEFDHAKLRALLTAVKDGRITRDGVLQYLRMIAEGSFDETQIPPRLERKDLISFVEKAKQQVRYSALFDEKNIPNLTLDKVMDEVRGRIPGAVVAEEVEAYFAKEVQA; via the coding sequence ATGTACGAATTCCAGTTCAAACCTTTTGAGGACATGACACCCGAAGATTATGCAACCGTCGGGTTCAAGTCCGGTCTCGAAGTACATCAGCAGCTGCTGACGAAGAGCAAGCTTTTCTGCCGCTGTCCAGCCGGTCACTACTCCAGGGAGTATCACGCGGAGATTCTCCGCCACATGCGTCCCACCCTCTCCGAGTTGGGCGAATATGACGGCACGGCGCTGATGGAATTCAAAACGAAAAAAGAAATCATCTACCGCGTCAACCGGGAAACCGTCTGCACGTATGAAATGGACGACACACCGCCGTTCATGATGGACGACGAGGCGCTCGATATCGCGCTCGAGATCTCCATGCTGTCGGGACTCACCCTGGTCGACGAAGTGCATATCGCCCGCAAGCAGTATCTCGACGGGAGTATCCCGACGGGCTTCCAGCGCACGGCGATCTGCGGTGTGCACGGCAAGATCCCATACGGCGACCGCGACATCTCGATGATTCAGCTCGGTATCGAGGAAGATTCCTGCCGGGAAATCAGCGATGTCGGACACCGGCGCATCTATAACACGGACCGCCTGGGCATGCCGCTCATCGAGCTGGTCACCGGACCGGATATGCGCACCCCACAGGAAGTCGCCGAGGTGGGACAGATTCTGCGTAAAATGATGCGCACGACGGGACGCGTCCGCCGCGGCATCGGGGCCACACGCGCCGATACCAACGTCAGCGTCACCGGCGGCACGCGCATCGAGATCAAAGGCGTCCCGAAAATCGGGATGATGCCCCTGCTCACTTTCAACGAGGCCCAGAGGCAGTGGAATCTCCTGCGTCTGCGTGAAGAACTCAAGCAGCGCGGTATTACAGAGGAAACCTTCACGTATACCTCCGAGGATATCACGCGCGTCGTGAAGAAAACACGCTTCATGCCGATTGCCAACGCCATCAAGACGGGACATGTGGTTGCCGGCGTCAAACTGCCGGGCTGGGTGGATCTGCTGCGCTGGCAGACGCAGGACAACACGGTGTTCTCACGCGAGCTTTCTGATCGGGTCCGCGTCATCGCCTGTCTGACCGTGCTTCCGAACATCATTCACAGCGACAGCATGAGCGAAACACTGTCCGGCGCCGAATGGAAGGAAGCCAAGCGCATGCTCGACTGTGGAACTGACGATACGATTGTCATCGTGTGGGGCGGCAAAGAAGATGTCGAGACGGCCATCAAGGAAATCGCCATCCGTGCGAAGGAAGTCACCATCGGCATTCCTTCCGAAACGCGTCAGGCCCTGCGTGACGGTACCACCGGCTTTGAACGCATTCTGCCGGGTCCCCAGCGCATGTATCCCGACACCGATCTTCCGCCCATCGGCATTCTCCCGGAACGCCTCGAGCGGCTTCGCGAGCGCATGCCCGTGCAGTACTGGGATCGCCTCCGTCAATTCAACAAACTCGGCGTCCCGAAGGATGCGGTTGAAGGACTCGCGATCTCGCCCCTTGCCCCGGTGTTTGACACGGCAGTTGAGGAATTCGGGTTCTCGCCCATGGAAGCAGCCATCATGCTGTGGCGCTATCCCCGCCGCCTCCTGCGCGAAGGCTACACCTATGACGAATTCGATCATGCGAAGCTGCGCGCTCTTCTCACAGCGGTGAAGGACGGGCGTATCACACGCGATGGTGTGCTGCAGTATCTCCGCATGATCGCGGAAGGCAGTTTCGACGAAACGCAGATTCCGCCCCGACTGGAACGTAAAGACCTCATCTCCTTCGTGGAGAAGGCAAAACAGCAGGTGCGCTACTCCGCGCTGTTTGACGAAAAGAACATTCCCAATCTCACACTGGACAAGGTTATGGATGAAGTCCGCGGCCGCATTCCAGGCGCAGTTGTCGCCGAGGAAGTCGAGGCGTATTTCGCGAAGGAGGTGCAGGCATGA